One genomic segment of Impatiens glandulifera chromosome 6, dImpGla2.1, whole genome shotgun sequence includes these proteins:
- the LOC124943389 gene encoding uncharacterized protein LOC124943389, with amino-acid sequence MGRDSALFRHLSQVDFEEIRLKGTSEAKEVIDRSPNNTGPDTNPETTEGGEEDGEEAGDEGGDKEKEEAEEVEADRISLKLLQGVKKRAESIEELYLEWHEHRFGTPYREILPGHTDVECIQRLEEVEDLIMNLTNSNTLQEVLHRTCLLKPKVQLRKLTTRIRKITEEFKAVGPEDTLTPRGLERLEKAKGDLIQEIGRLEAICRQRKIPVYTAPRIETSPDHYTTPPRENAASKESDERVDSKPTGQSPPSQPEVSASDFTKEWVEGRLQRLEDSTAERIDSRIQEFEDSAVQSFKERSQRIVGSALKFADTTRYLLNRNQERISELDEDLQEEAALRGKYFKRTVILEDLTSELKGNFDRLERETDQRLTTMVDDLVGTTLGRVSELEKKNVSLEAELKALSEQVAELLRDALDAEAGKEKEAPRSSQLTEEEEEAERIRRSEAMFPGLAKKVAAQAAKDAERLERETRRLEGFATDNKKKKAASSTTAPKKRKREAPKKAQIADLLNEVTETVITSTSQQATPVEEDEIEEHLQARMFLFGAYELYNDLSVLDTFTDEVELSFDVFVASMKRLPASTHIFFINVIVDLLST; translated from the exons ATGGGGCGCGATTCGGCTTTATTTAGGCACCTATCTCAGGttgatttcgaggaaatccggctgaaGGGTACGTCCGAGGCAAAggaggttattgaccgg AGCCCAAATAATACCGGTCCTGACaccaatcctgagaccaccgaaggTGGTGAAGAGGATGGTGAAGAAGCCGGTGATGAAGGCGGCGACAAAGAgaaggaggaggccgaagaagtaGAGGCCGATAGGATATCTCTGAAACTCCTTCAGGGCGTCAAAAAGCGAGCCGAGTCAATTGAGGAGTTATACctggaatggcacgagcaccggttcggcaCACCGTATAGggaaatcctaccgggccacacagaCGTGGAATGTATCCAAAGACtagaggaagtggaggacttgaTCATGAATCTCACAAACTCCAACACACTTCAAGAGGTATTACACCGAACCTGCCTCTTAAAACCTAAGGTCCAACTACGGAAGCTAACCAcacgcatccggaaaattacggaggagTTCAAGGCGGTGGGACCGGAAGACACCTTAACACCGCGGGGGTtagaaaggcttgaaaaagccaaaggtGACCTTATTCAAGAAATTGGCCGGCTAGAAGCAATATGCAGACAAAGAAAAATACCGGTCTACACTGCTCCCCGGATCGAAACAAGTCCGGATCACTAtacaacacctccaagggagaatGCGGCATCAAAAGAATCCGATGAAAGAGTGGATTCTAAACCCACCGGGCAATCCCCTCCTtcacaaccggaagtctccgcATCAGACTTCACAAAGGAATGGGTTGAGGGCCGTCTCCAAAGGCTTGAAGACTCAACCGCAGAAAGGATTGATAGCCgaattcaagagtttgaagactccgcGGTTCAGTCATTCAAGGAGAGATCCCAAAGAATCGTTGgctcggcactcaagttcgccGACACCACAAGGTATCTCTTGAACAGAAATCAGGAACGGATCTCAGAACTGGACGAAGACCTACAGGAAGAGGCAGCTCTGCGCGGTAAATATTTTAAGCGAACCGTAATTTTGGAGGATTTGACCTCCGAGTTAAAGGGAAACTTCGACCGGCTcgaaagagagaccgatcaacgattGACAACGATGGTTGATGacctggtcggcacaacactcggacgagtctccgaactcgagaagaaaAATGTGAGTCTCGAGGCCGAACTAAAGGCGCTTTCCGAACAGGTTGCCGAATTGCTGAGG gatgcgctggacgccgaagcggGAAAAGAGAAGGAGGCACCGCGATCTTCCCAACTtaccgaagaagaagaggaagccgAACGGATTCGAAGGTCAGAGGCCATGTTCCCAGGACTTGCTAAGAAAgtagccgctcaagctgcgaaggatgcTGAGCGGTTGGAAAGGGAAACACGGAGGCTGGAAGGCTTCGCAACCgacaacaagaagaaaaaggcggcctcTTCTACTACAGCGCCGAAAAAGCGAAAGAGGGAAGCCCCAAAGAAAGCTCAAATAGCCGACCTGCTCAATGAGGTCACTGAAACGGTCATCACGAGTACATCGCAGCAGGCTACTCCAGTCGAAGAGGATGAAATTGAAGAACACCTGCAGGcccg CATGTTTCTCTTTGGTGCTTACGAACTTTACAACGATCTGTCGGTTCTCGACACATTCACGGATGAAGTGGAACTGAGTTTTGATGTGTTTGTTGCATCCATGAAAAGGTTACCAGCCTCGACTCACATATTcttcattaatgttattgtGGACTTGTTGTCGACATAA
- the LOC124942228 gene encoding MLO-like protein 15, whose product MAGGAGETTLEYTPTWVVAIVCTVIVGISLIVERGLHYTGKYLKGKNQKPLYESLLKIKEELMLLGFISLLLTVTQDRIQKICIPEHLGDTWLPCNKNSVKTTDHWQMTGASFFFPTTTHYLFSEAPVTARRLLAEEATNSCGKGKVPLLSLTALHHLHIFIFVLAVAHVIFSVLTIILGGAKIRSWKHWEESILKDQNSQDDSEEKFIHVQDHAFIKGRFLGFGKDTAVTSWLLSFFKQFFGSVTKSDYRTLRLGFITTHCKGNPKFNFYKYMIRALEADFKKVVGISWYLWLFVVVFLLLNVQGWHAYFWIAFIPLILLLAVGTKLEHVITQLAHEVAEKHVAVQGELVVNPSDDHFWFNRPRLVLILIHIILFQNSFEIAFFCWILVQYGWDSCIMGAVGYIIPRLVIGVFVQFLCSYSTLPLYAIVTQMGTFYKSSIFEEHIQVGIIGWAAKAKKNKGVKKVATNDSNNNAESSESSVQMTTVSEAASTMEEGQASEIRPSPNPKGATPLILRAFKK is encoded by the exons ATGGCCGGAGGAGCTGGAGAAACAACGTTGGAGTATACTCCAACATGGGTAGTCGCCATCGTCTGCACAGTAATCGTCGGAATTTCACTAATCGTCGAAAGAGGTCTTCACTATACCGGCAAg TATTTGAAGGGCAAGAATCAGAAGCCACTATATGAATCATTACTTAAAATTAAAGAAG AATTGATGTTGTTAGGGTTTATATCGTTGTTATTGACGGTAACTCAAGATAGAATTCAAAAGATATGTATTCCAGAACATTTAGGTGATACGTGGCTTCCTTGTAATAAGAACTCGGTGAAAACTACCGACCACTGGCAGATGACCGGagcttctttcttctttccgaCCACAACTCATTACTTATTCTCTGAAGCACCGGTTACTGCCCGTCGTCTTCTTGCTGAGGAGGCTACTAACTCATGTGGAAAG GGAAAAGTGCCATTGTTATCTTTGACAGCACTGCATCATCTTCACATCTTCATCTTCGTGCTAGCAGTTGCTCACGTCATCTTTTCTGTCCTCACCATCATTTTGGGAGGAGCTAag ATACGCTCGTGGAAACATTGGGAAGAATCAATCTTGAAAGATCAAAACTCACAAGATG ATTCCGAGGAAAAGTTCATCCATGTCCAAGACCACGCATTCATAAAGGGTCGATTCCTAGGTTTCGGCAAGGATACCGCCGTCACTTCTTGGCTC CTCTCATTTTTCAAGCAATTTTTTGGTTCCGTCACAAAATCGGATTATCGGACACTTCGATTAGGATTTATTACG ACTCATTGCAAGGGAAATCCAAAGTTCAATTTTTACAAGTACATGATTCGAGCCCTTGAAGCCGATTTCAAGAAGGTTGTGGGAATAAG TTGGTACCTCTGGTTATTCGTTGTCGTCTTCTTGTTGTTGAACGTCCAAG GTTGGCATGCCTATTTTTGGATAGCATTTATTCCCTTAATA CTTTTACTAGCAGTTGGCACCAAGCTTGAGCATGTCATTACTCAATTGGCACATGAAGTTGCTGAGAAACATGTAGCGGTTCAAGGAGAATTGGTGGTGAATCCTTCTGACGATCATTTTTGGTTCAACAGGCCGCGCCTTGTCCTTatattgattcatataatcCTCTTTCAAAACTCGTTCGAGATAGCATTTTTTTGTTGGATTCTG GTACAATATGGTTGGGATTCCTGCATCATGGGAGCTGTCGGTTACATAATCCCAAGACTTGTGATAGG GGTATTTGTTCAATTTCTTTGTAGCTACAGCACACTGCCACTCTATGCTATAGTCACGCAA ATGGGAACTTTCTATAAGAGTTCAATATTTGAGGAACATATCCAAGTAGGCATAATTGGTTGGGCTGCCAAGGCAAAGAAAAATAAGGGTGTTAAAAAGGTAGCAACCAATGATTCTAACAACAATGCAGAATCAAGTGAGTCCTCGGTTCAAATGACAACGGTATCTGAGGCGGCATCGACTATGGAAGAGGGACAAGCAAGTGAAATCAGGCCTAGCCCTAACCCGAAAGGGGCAACACCTTTAATATTACGTGCCTTCAAGAAATGA